The Fortiea contorta PCC 7126 genome has a segment encoding these proteins:
- a CDS encoding aminopeptidase P family protein: MLLPSTLHNRRQKLAHLIDFPAIFWSGNTNPRNFPANHFPYRASSHFLYFAGLPLINAAIRLEAGELQLFMNDPQPSSALWYGEMPKREEIAEKIGADAAKPLAELEFWVKDAATIAVQDAATWTQQSQLLNRWILPQNPPQGIDLQLARAIASLRLTHDDAALTELRRAAAVTVAAHKAGMAATPSAQLEAAVRAAMEAVIIAQNMTTAYNSIVTIHGEVLHNEHYHHPLQPGELILADVGAETETGWAADVTRTWPVSGNFSSTQRDIYDVVLAAHDACIAKIRPGVEYADIHLLAATVIAEGLVDLGILQGNPENLVAIDAHALFFPHGIGHLLGLDVHDLEDLGDLAGYEEGRTRSERFGLGYLRLNRPLQPGMLVTIEPGFYQVPAILNDANLRYKYQNVVNWQRLSAFDDVRGIRIEDDVLVTQSGSEVLTNALPNSASAVEDIVSC; this comes from the coding sequence CACCCTCCACAATCGCCGCCAAAAACTAGCCCACCTCATTGACTTTCCCGCCATTTTCTGGTCAGGTAACACCAACCCCCGCAACTTCCCAGCTAATCACTTTCCCTATCGCGCCAGTAGCCACTTTCTCTATTTTGCCGGACTGCCATTAATCAATGCGGCAATTCGGCTAGAAGCAGGCGAACTACAACTATTCATGAACGATCCGCAACCCAGTAGCGCCCTTTGGTATGGAGAAATGCCCAAACGGGAGGAAATAGCTGAGAAAATAGGAGCTGATGCCGCTAAACCACTGGCAGAATTAGAGTTTTGGGTAAAAGATGCCGCGACGATCGCTGTTCAGGATGCAGCTACTTGGACACAGCAATCACAGCTATTGAATAGATGGATTTTACCCCAAAATCCACCCCAAGGAATTGATTTGCAGTTAGCCAGGGCGATCGCATCTTTGCGTCTCACCCACGATGATGCGGCATTAACTGAGCTACGCCGAGCCGCTGCTGTCACAGTCGCCGCCCACAAAGCCGGGATGGCGGCGACACCAAGCGCCCAACTAGAAGCAGCAGTGCGGGCGGCGATGGAAGCTGTGATTATTGCCCAGAATATGACCACCGCATACAACAGTATTGTCACCATCCACGGGGAAGTTTTACACAACGAGCATTATCACCACCCTCTACAACCAGGAGAGTTAATACTTGCAGATGTGGGCGCGGAAACAGAGACTGGTTGGGCTGCTGATGTCACCCGCACTTGGCCAGTATCGGGGAATTTTTCATCTACCCAAAGAGATATTTATGATGTAGTTCTGGCAGCCCATGATGCTTGCATTGCCAAAATTCGCCCTGGTGTGGAATATGCAGACATTCATCTGTTAGCCGCGACGGTGATTGCTGAAGGTTTAGTAGATTTAGGCATTTTGCAAGGAAATCCCGAAAATTTAGTTGCCATTGACGCCCATGCTTTGTTTTTTCCCCACGGTATCGGTCATTTGTTGGGTTTAGATGTCCATGATCTGGAGGATTTGGGGGATTTAGCCGGGTATGAAGAGGGGAGAACAAGAAGCGAGCGTTTTGGCTTGGGTTATCTGCGTTTAAATCGTCCCCTACAACCAGGAATGCTGGTCACAATTGAACCAGGTTTTTATCAAGTTCCCGCAATTCTCAACGATGCAAATTTGCGCTATAAGTACCAAAATGTCGTGAATTGGCAACGTTTATCTGCATTTGATGATGTCCGTGGTATACGTATTGAAGATGATGTTTTAGTTACTCAATCAGGTAGTGAGGTTTTAACGAATGCATTACCAAACAGTGCCAGTGCAGTAGAAGATATCGTGTCTTGCTAA